The genomic region CACCACCGGCACCACCGGCGACGGCTTGGCCGGGGCGGGCGTCAATACCGGCGGGTGTGTGGGTGGGGGTGTGCCGTCGCCGCGGGCGCAGGTCCTGGTCACCGTCCCGGTGCTGTCGCTGCTGGGCGTCACCGGGGAACCGGCCGTCTTGGACGGGTACGGGCCGATCCCGCCGTCGATGGCCCGCCGGCTCGTCGCCGGCGGCGCCGGGTCCTTCTACCGGGTCCTGGTTGACCCGCGGGACGGGGCCCCGCTGGAAATCGGCCGGAGCAGCTACCGGGTCACCAAGGCCCAGCGGCACTGGCTCCGGCTCCGCGACAGCCACTGCACGTTCCCGGGCTGTAACAACCATTCCCTGGACAACGACGCGGACCATCTGCTGGCCTGGGCCGACGGCGGCACCACCGGCATCGCCAACCTGGGCCAGCCCTGCCCCAAACACCACCGCCTCAAACACTCCTCGGCCTGGCAACCCGTCGGGGCCAGCAAAACCAGCCCGCCGGGCTGGATCTCCCCCTCGGGACGGCACTACCCCGCCGAACACCAGGACTGGGAACCACCCCACTGGCCACACCACACCCCGATGCCTCAGTCACTCCTTGATCAGGACCCGCCCCCGGATACAGGCCCGGACGCTCCACTTCCCACGGACCCCTTCCCTGACTGGCACCACTTCACTACCTCGCACGCAATGCCCGCGACTGACACCTCGGGTTGGGCGGCACCCCTCGACATCCTCATCCCCGAAAGTCCCGCGCTCCTTTCCGTGTGATCGGCAAGTCCTTTAGCTAGTACTCGATCCGCTCCGACCGGCCCGTGCGCAGGGAGCGGGTGGCGGCCTCCGCGATGGCCTGGGCCTTGAGCCCGTCATCGAGCGAAGGCGTCAAGTCCGTTCCGCCCTCCACCGCGGCAACGAAGTGCGCCAGGGCAGCGGCATAAGTGGGCTGAACACGTTCGAACCAGCCGGGGTGCAGCCCGTCGTCAACCACCTGGCCGGCGCTGTACCGCGACACGGCTCCGGTGCGGCGGCGTCCGGCTTCGACCAGGCCGGCGGACCCCATGACCTCGATCCGCTCGTCGTAGCCGTAGGCCGTGCGCCGGGCACTGTCGATCTGGACCAGCGCACCCGTGGGCAGCCGGAGGGTGACAGCGGAGGTGTCAACGTCGCCGTACTCGGCCAGGCGGGGATCGGTCAGGGCTGATCCGGCGGCGAAAACTTCTACCGGGTCCAGCCCGGTGAGCCAGCGGGCGAGGTCGAAGAAATGCACGGTCTGGTCCCGCATCTGGCCGCCCGATGTGGCGATGTAGGACAGCGGCGGGAGGGCCGGGCCCCGGGTGGTGAGCTGTAGGAGTTCGACATCCCCGATCCCGCCGGCGTCGATGATCCGCTTGAGTTCGGCATAGTCGCGGTCGAAGCGGCGGTTGAAATCGACCATCACCGGAACACCGCGCCCGGCCGCGTGAGCGGCCGCCTCCCGGGCCCGGTCAAGGTCCAGATCAATCGGCTTCTCGCACAGCACGGCCAGGCCGGCGTCGGCGGCGCGGACCAGGTGCCCGGCGTGCGTGTCGGTGGAGGAAGCGATGAACACGGCGTCGATGTGCTCCGGATCGAACACCTCGTCCAGGTCCGCAGCGGGGAGGGCTCCGTGCGTGTCGGCCAAGGCCCGGGCTCGGTTTTCGTCGATGTCATAGATGCGGGAAAATTCGACGCCGGGATGGGCGGCGAGGTTGACGGCGTGGACGGAGCCGATGAAACCGGCCCCCAGCAGGGCGAAACGCAGCATGTCAGTCTCCTCTCTCAAGAACGGCAGATGTCGGCGACTGGGGTGCACTCACAACAATTCCTCACTAATGGCAAAGCCCATTGAATAACTACTTGGACAAGTACTTGGACCGGTCCATGATGAATGATGTCGGGAACCCTCGT from Arthrobacter sp. NicSoilB8 harbors:
- a CDS encoding Gfo/Idh/MocA family oxidoreductase, producing MLRFALLGAGFIGSVHAVNLAAHPGVEFSRIYDIDENRARALADTHGALPAADLDEVFDPEHIDAVFIASSTDTHAGHLVRAADAGLAVLCEKPIDLDLDRAREAAAHAAGRGVPVMVDFNRRFDRDYAELKRIIDAGGIGDVELLQLTTRGPALPPLSYIATSGGQMRDQTVHFFDLARWLTGLDPVEVFAAGSALTDPRLAEYGDVDTSAVTLRLPTGALVQIDSARRTAYGYDERIEVMGSAGLVEAGRRRTGAVSRYSAGQVVDDGLHPGWFERVQPTYAAALAHFVAAVEGGTDLTPSLDDGLKAQAIAEAATRSLRTGRSERIEY